The Leptolyngbya sp. 'hensonii' genome includes the window TTGATAGTCACTCCACATCTGATCTTTGCCGAACCGTAAAACCTGATCAGACTGTTGCATAATCAGCACGCCTTCAAAGGTATGCACACGATAGACATTAGGTTGTTTCAAAACAGGTAGTAAGGAAGCAATGCTCACTCCATATTTGGAATAACCGATATAACAAAACTTATTTTCACTCCCAATGATCCTGATCGATTTACTTGTTCCCAGCCAGTAGGTTCCTGGTTGGAGGGGGATCTGGGCGATCGCAGCTTCACCTGACCATAAAGCTGCAGACAGAACTAATACGGACAAAGCCTGCAATTTCATGATTGTCTACCTCATCTCAGCCAAAAGAATCTCAGCCAATTACTTATACCGATGCAGAAAAAGCAGGGTCCGGAACAAATAGGGTTAACAGAACAGGTCCTAGAAGGTAATGATGCCCCAGGCAACGTAATCCAGCCTGTGCCCCAAGCTGCTCCCGCGATTGAGGACTATAAAACTGGATATTACCGGGTAAGCTGGCCCGAAATGAAGGCTGGGTCAGGCAACTGGGGGTAAAATCAGCCAAATAAAAGCGACCCTCCGGTTTCAGAACCCGTCGCACCTCTGTGAGAACCCGTTCCGGGTGGGGGTAATGGAGAAAACTGATCGTGTTGAAAACGGCCTCAAACTGCTCTTCGGTAAAGGGCAGCGCTTCCCCATTCCCCTGGACAAAAATCAGCCGGGGGCGATGGCGGTTGGAGCGTCGGGCCTGACGGATCATCTCTGGAGACAGATCAAACCCCGTTCCCTGTAGATCGGGATAGTGGGCTGCTAACCGATTCAGTAGACGACCTGTACCACAACCCAGATCCAGTACCTGGGGACGATCGGAGAATTGGACGTAGGTCAACAACCGCTGGTGGATGGCCTGATAGAACACCGATGGAAACAGCCAATCATATCGGGGAGCCCAGCGATCGAACACCCACTGTTTCTGTTGCAGGATGGGATTGGTCATAGCAAGTTTTAGCAGGAAACCCAGTTTAATACCGATACCTGATCACGCTCAAGCCAATTGCCGTATTTTTTGCATAATTCCTGAATCGGCAGACATATTAATTCAGCAGGTGACCATTAATTTGAGGCTGAACCGTCATTATGTCAAATGCTGCTTCAAAACAGATGCTTGACTTTCAGGCAATTCGTTCAATCACAGTCTATCAATATTGGCGTTGCAACGCTTGCATTGCAAGGTACGAGAGGAGGCAAACCGATAGTGAAGAATTTAGACTTCTGGAGTATAACTGGACACCTAATTTCCGTTGGGATCTGAGTGAATGCACAGACAAAGAATATAACCACAAATCTCGGAAGGATTTTGGGCTCTCTCCAGAAGATATTGCCACCAGAGAAGATCTAATCGTTGCGGGAAGGTATTTCCAAAGTTTTGGAGGAGGGTGGGGGCAGGAAAGAAGTAATGCCAGACCCGATTGCAGCGGGGGAATAGTTCCATTTCTACAACAATTCTTTTTGTCAGAGAGGATTTTCTAATGGTAGACAAAACCTGTTTAGAAATGGCTAGGCAGGGCAATCCACAAGCAATTGCTACTTTAATTAGCCAGCGCCTCCAACCAAGGGGAATTACAACCAAGGCACTCCTAAA containing:
- a CDS encoding class I SAM-dependent methyltransferase is translated as MTNPILQQKQWVFDRWAPRYDWLFPSVFYQAIHQRLLTYVQFSDRPQVLDLGCGTGRLLNRLAAHYPDLQGTGFDLSPEMIRQARRSNRHRPRLIFVQGNGEALPFTEEQFEAVFNTISFLHYPHPERVLTEVRRVLKPEGRFYLADFTPSCLTQPSFRASLPGNIQFYSPQSREQLGAQAGLRCLGHHYLLGPVLLTLFVPDPAFSASV